The following proteins are encoded in a genomic region of Glycine max cultivar Williams 82 chromosome 18, Glycine_max_v4.0, whole genome shotgun sequence:
- the LOC100813396 gene encoding transcription termination factor MTERF15, mitochondrial isoform X3: MLPHFLITRLTSSFTHYKSTQIPLGSLLQHRHYVFLFSFNSFTSGRDNHKGVTFTVSYLINSCGLSPELAYKLSNGVSLKTPNGPNAVLDTLKDYGFSKTEVAKLVEKHPRVLVANAEKTLLPKLQFFHSIGVSNTDMSKMIIKNPLILRRSLAKFLVPLCRMIRRVVHDDLEVVKVLRKSPFAFTYADMVNGLVPNIEVLRQSGVPQGSISLLMVHFPSVAYGKHSRFVEAVKRVKKFGFDPLKTAFVMAIQVLYNMRKLALELRFEIYERWGWNREMALQAFVKYPNFIKLSDEMVTKKMNFLVKDMGLSPEYIAAYPTVLGYNLEKRIVPRLSVIKILKSKVKSNCTWCYH; encoded by the exons ATGTTGCCTCATTTTCTCATTACAAgattaacttcatccttcacACACTACAAGAGCACCCAAATCCCATTGGGTTCTCTGCTGCAACACAGAcactatgtttttcttttttccttcaattCATTCACATCTGGTAGAGACAACCATAAAGGTGTCACCTTTACCGTATCTTACCTCATAAACTCATGTGGGTTGTCCCCAGAACTGGCTTACAAACTCTCCAACGGGGTCAGTTTAAAAACCCCCAATGGCCCAAATGCTGTTCTTGACACTCTCAAGGACTATGGATTCTCCAAAACTGAGGTTGCAAAACTTGTGGAGAAGCATCCCAGGGTGCTTGTTGCAAATGCAGAGAAGACCCTTTTGCCTAAACTGCAGTTCTTCCACTCTATTGGGGTTTCCAACACTGACATGTCTAAGATGATAATTAAAAACCCCTTAATCTTGCGGAGGAGCCTGGCAAAATTCCTTGTCCCTCTATGCAGGATGATCAGGCGTGTGGTTCATGATGATCTGGAAGTTGTTAAAGTTTTGAGAAAATCCCCATTTGCTTTCACATATGCTGACATGGTGAATGGCTTGGTTCCAAACATTGAGGTTTTGAGGCAGTCTGGTGTGCCTCAAGGTTCGATCTCTCTGCTGATGGTCCATTTTCCCAGTGTAGCATATGGGAAGCATTCCAGATTTGTGGAAGCTGTCAAGAGAGTTAAGAAATTTGGGTTTGATCCTTTGAAAACAGCATTTGTCATGGCTATCCAAGTGCTTTATAATATGCGAAAACTGGCATTGGAATTGAGATTTGAGATTTATGAGAGGTGGGGCTGGAACCGGGAAATGGCTCTTCAAGCGTTTGTGAAGTATCCCAATTTTATCAAGTTGTCTGATGAGATGGttacaaagaaaatgaatttcCTAGTGAAAGACATGGGTTTGTCACCAGAATATATTGCTGCATATCCTACTGTTCTAGGCTACAACTTGGAGAAGAGGATTGTCCCTAGACTCTCAGTAATtaaaatcttgaaatcaaaag tcaAATCAAATTGCACTTGGTGCTACCATTAG
- the LOC100813396 gene encoding transcription termination factor MTERF15, mitochondrial isoform X2 — translation MLPHFLITRLTSSFTHYKSTQIPLGSLLQHRHYVFLFSFNSFTSGRDNHKGVTFTVSYLINSCGLSPELAYKLSNGVSLKTPNGPNAVLDTLKDYGFSKTEVAKLVEKHPRVLVANAEKTLLPKLQFFHSIGVSNTDMSKMIIKNPLILRRSLAKFLVPLCRMIRRVVHDDLEVVKVLRKSPFAFTYADMVNGLVPNIEVLRQSGVPQGSISLLMVHFPSVAYGKHSRFVEAVKRVKKFGFDPLKTAFVMAIQVLYNMRKLALELRFEIYERWGWNREMALQAFVKYPNFIKLSDEMVTKKMNFLVKDMGLSPEYIAAYPTVLGYNLEKRIVPRLSVIKILKSKGRFASLTRCLQSQIKLHLVLPLEFFNK, via the exons ATGTTGCCTCATTTTCTCATTACAAgattaacttcatccttcacACACTACAAGAGCACCCAAATCCCATTGGGTTCTCTGCTGCAACACAGAcactatgtttttcttttttccttcaattCATTCACATCTGGTAGAGACAACCATAAAGGTGTCACCTTTACCGTATCTTACCTCATAAACTCATGTGGGTTGTCCCCAGAACTGGCTTACAAACTCTCCAACGGGGTCAGTTTAAAAACCCCCAATGGCCCAAATGCTGTTCTTGACACTCTCAAGGACTATGGATTCTCCAAAACTGAGGTTGCAAAACTTGTGGAGAAGCATCCCAGGGTGCTTGTTGCAAATGCAGAGAAGACCCTTTTGCCTAAACTGCAGTTCTTCCACTCTATTGGGGTTTCCAACACTGACATGTCTAAGATGATAATTAAAAACCCCTTAATCTTGCGGAGGAGCCTGGCAAAATTCCTTGTCCCTCTATGCAGGATGATCAGGCGTGTGGTTCATGATGATCTGGAAGTTGTTAAAGTTTTGAGAAAATCCCCATTTGCTTTCACATATGCTGACATGGTGAATGGCTTGGTTCCAAACATTGAGGTTTTGAGGCAGTCTGGTGTGCCTCAAGGTTCGATCTCTCTGCTGATGGTCCATTTTCCCAGTGTAGCATATGGGAAGCATTCCAGATTTGTGGAAGCTGTCAAGAGAGTTAAGAAATTTGGGTTTGATCCTTTGAAAACAGCATTTGTCATGGCTATCCAAGTGCTTTATAATATGCGAAAACTGGCATTGGAATTGAGATTTGAGATTTATGAGAGGTGGGGCTGGAACCGGGAAATGGCTCTTCAAGCGTTTGTGAAGTATCCCAATTTTATCAAGTTGTCTGATGAGATGGttacaaagaaaatgaatttcCTAGTGAAAGACATGGGTTTGTCACCAGAATATATTGCTGCATATCCTACTGTTCTAGGCTACAACTTGGAGAAGAGGATTGTCCCTAGACTCTCAGTAATtaaaatcttgaaatcaaaag GAAGATTTGCCTCTCTTACCAGATGTCTACAAAG tcaAATCAAATTGCACTTGGTGCTACCATTAGAATTCTTCAATAAATGA
- the LOC100813396 gene encoding transcription termination factor MTERF15, mitochondrial isoform X1 yields the protein MLPHFLITRLTSSFTHYKSTQIPLGSLLQHRHYVFLFSFNSFTSGRDNHKGVTFTVSYLINSCGLSPELAYKLSNGVSLKTPNGPNAVLDTLKDYGFSKTEVAKLVEKHPRVLVANAEKTLLPKLQFFHSIGVSNTDMSKMIIKNPLILRRSLAKFLVPLCRMIRRVVHDDLEVVKVLRKSPFAFTYADMVNGLVPNIEVLRQSGVPQGSISLLMVHFPSVAYGKHSRFVEAVKRVKKFGFDPLKTAFVMAIQVLYNMRKLALELRFEIYERWGWNREMALQAFVKYPNFIKLSDEMVTKKMNFLVKDMGLSPEYIAAYPTVLGYNLEKRIVPRLSVIKILKSKGLVKNNLQSSSFLCITEEIFLKKFVINFQEDLPLLPDVYKVKSNCTWCYH from the exons ATGTTGCCTCATTTTCTCATTACAAgattaacttcatccttcacACACTACAAGAGCACCCAAATCCCATTGGGTTCTCTGCTGCAACACAGAcactatgtttttcttttttccttcaattCATTCACATCTGGTAGAGACAACCATAAAGGTGTCACCTTTACCGTATCTTACCTCATAAACTCATGTGGGTTGTCCCCAGAACTGGCTTACAAACTCTCCAACGGGGTCAGTTTAAAAACCCCCAATGGCCCAAATGCTGTTCTTGACACTCTCAAGGACTATGGATTCTCCAAAACTGAGGTTGCAAAACTTGTGGAGAAGCATCCCAGGGTGCTTGTTGCAAATGCAGAGAAGACCCTTTTGCCTAAACTGCAGTTCTTCCACTCTATTGGGGTTTCCAACACTGACATGTCTAAGATGATAATTAAAAACCCCTTAATCTTGCGGAGGAGCCTGGCAAAATTCCTTGTCCCTCTATGCAGGATGATCAGGCGTGTGGTTCATGATGATCTGGAAGTTGTTAAAGTTTTGAGAAAATCCCCATTTGCTTTCACATATGCTGACATGGTGAATGGCTTGGTTCCAAACATTGAGGTTTTGAGGCAGTCTGGTGTGCCTCAAGGTTCGATCTCTCTGCTGATGGTCCATTTTCCCAGTGTAGCATATGGGAAGCATTCCAGATTTGTGGAAGCTGTCAAGAGAGTTAAGAAATTTGGGTTTGATCCTTTGAAAACAGCATTTGTCATGGCTATCCAAGTGCTTTATAATATGCGAAAACTGGCATTGGAATTGAGATTTGAGATTTATGAGAGGTGGGGCTGGAACCGGGAAATGGCTCTTCAAGCGTTTGTGAAGTATCCCAATTTTATCAAGTTGTCTGATGAGATGGttacaaagaaaatgaatttcCTAGTGAAAGACATGGGTTTGTCACCAGAATATATTGCTGCATATCCTACTGTTCTAGGCTACAACTTGGAGAAGAGGATTGTCCCTAGACTCTCAGTAATtaaaatcttgaaatcaaaaggTTTGGTTAAGAATAATTTGCAAAGTAGTTCCTTTTTGTGCATTACTGAggaaatttttttgaagaaatttgtCATTAATTTCCAGGAAGATTTGCCTCTCTTACCAGATGTCTACAAAG tcaAATCAAATTGCACTTGGTGCTACCATTAG